In Prochlorococcus marinus str. MIT 1214, one DNA window encodes the following:
- a CDS encoding adenylosuccinate synthase produces MANVVVIGAQWGDEGKGKITDLLSRSADVVVRYQGGVNAGHTIVVEDKVLKLHLIPSGILYPDTICLIGSGTVVDPKVMIKEIKMLEDSDIDISGLKLASTAHVTMPYHRLLDLAMEQKRGDQKIGTTGRGIGPTYADKSQRNGIRIIDLLSREKLQERLKVPLAEKNGLLQKIYGIEPLIIDEIIEEYLDYGKQLKKHIVDCNRTIHQAARKKKNILFEGAQGTLLDLDHGTYPYVTSSNPVSGGACIGAGVGPTLIDRVIGVAKAYTTRVGEGPFPTELQGSINDQLCDRGGEFGTTTGRRRRCGWFDGVIGKYAVEVNGLDCLAITKLDVLDELEEIDICVAYELNGKRIDYFPSSVEDFEKCTPIFKKLPGWKCSTENCRRLEDLPPAAMSYLRFLAELMEVPIAIVSLGANRDQTIVIEDPIHGPKRALLNS; encoded by the coding sequence TTGGCAAATGTTGTAGTCATAGGCGCTCAGTGGGGTGATGAAGGTAAAGGCAAAATCACCGATTTGCTTAGTCGCTCCGCAGATGTAGTTGTTCGCTATCAAGGTGGTGTTAATGCTGGTCATACAATTGTTGTAGAGGATAAAGTTCTCAAATTACATTTGATTCCTTCTGGAATCTTGTATCCAGATACGATTTGTCTTATTGGGTCAGGAACAGTCGTTGATCCGAAAGTGATGATTAAAGAAATAAAAATGCTTGAAGATAGCGATATTGATATTTCAGGACTAAAACTTGCTTCAACTGCTCATGTAACTATGCCGTATCACCGGCTTCTGGATTTGGCTATGGAGCAAAAACGAGGTGACCAAAAAATAGGTACTACTGGTAGGGGGATTGGTCCTACATATGCAGACAAATCTCAAAGAAATGGGATTCGTATAATTGATCTTCTGAGCAGGGAAAAACTTCAAGAAAGGTTAAAGGTACCTTTAGCAGAGAAAAACGGCCTCCTACAAAAGATTTATGGAATTGAGCCTTTGATTATTGATGAAATAATAGAAGAGTATCTTGACTACGGAAAACAACTAAAAAAACATATTGTTGACTGCAATAGAACAATTCATCAAGCAGCCAGAAAAAAGAAGAATATTTTGTTTGAGGGTGCTCAAGGGACTCTTTTAGATCTTGATCATGGTACCTATCCTTATGTAACCTCCTCTAATCCAGTATCAGGCGGAGCATGCATTGGCGCAGGAGTAGGCCCTACACTTATAGACAGGGTTATCGGAGTTGCCAAAGCCTATACGACTAGAGTTGGAGAGGGGCCCTTCCCGACTGAATTGCAAGGGAGTATTAATGATCAACTTTGTGATAGAGGGGGTGAATTTGGAACAACTACTGGACGAAGGAGGAGATGTGGCTGGTTTGATGGAGTAATTGGGAAATACGCAGTTGAGGTTAATGGATTAGATTGCCTTGCTATTACTAAATTAGACGTTTTAGACGAACTTGAAGAAATTGATATATGTGTCGCTTATGAATTAAATGGTAAAAGAATTGATTATTTCCCAAGTAGCGTTGAAGATTTTGAAAAATGTACTCCTATTTTTAAAAAGTTGCCTGGCTGGAAATGCTCTACAGAAAATTGTCGTCGCCTAGAAGATCTTCCACCTGCAGCGATGAGTTACTT
- the psb27 gene encoding photosystem II protein Psb27: MISAFHHLSNRLVRAALAICLGFCLMFFQFASEVNAAKTLMTGDFAKDTIAVSSTLKETITLPKEDKGLSEAEKEAVFLISDYISRYRNRSQVNTSITFTTMQTALNALSGHYKTFANRPVPENLKDRLNKELSKAEKLAVRDN, from the coding sequence ATGATCTCTGCCTTTCATCACCTCTCCAACAGGTTGGTGAGGGCAGCTTTGGCTATCTGCCTTGGCTTCTGCCTCATGTTCTTCCAATTCGCTTCAGAAGTGAATGCAGCCAAAACACTAATGACTGGAGATTTTGCTAAAGATACTATTGCAGTCTCCTCAACTTTAAAAGAGACCATAACTTTACCTAAAGAAGATAAAGGCCTATCAGAAGCAGAAAAAGAGGCTGTTTTTTTAATCAGCGATTACATTTCAAGATATAGAAATCGATCTCAAGTAAATACTTCCATCACCTTTACAACAATGCAGACGGCATTAAATGCTTTATCAGGACATTACAAAACGTTTGCAAACAGACCAGTTCCTGAAAATCTAAAAGATAGATTAAACAAAGAGCTATCTAAAGCCGAGAAATTGGCAGTTAGAGACAATTAA
- a CDS encoding proline--tRNA ligase, with the protein MRVSRLMLITLRDVPSEADIISHQLLIRGGFIKRLTGGIYAYMPLLWKVLKKITLIVEEELSKKGCLQTLLPQLQPSEIWEKSGRWKSYTEGEGIMFSLKDRQGKELGLGPTHEEVITQIISQTIHSYKQLPINLFQIQTKFRDEIRPRFGLMRSREFIMKDAYSFHANENDLQSTYTEMRNAYQNIFTKCGLDFVCVEADSGAIGGAASQEFMVTAESGEDLILISADGKYGANQEKAISIIEEGKLLDSNKPSIIKTPNQKTIDELCNHNNFHPSQIIKVLTYLASCENNKKYPVLVSIRGDQEINDIKLSNEIAHKLKQNVLDIRIISNEDIKKQGITNIPFGFIGPDLSDNLLSKAKVWEKKFIRIADNSVKDLKSFICGNNLKDEHKIFYNWSLINTEQFICDIRKAKPGDRCVHDKKQKLQECRGIEIGHIFQLGTKYSKSLNATFTNDKGIEEHFWMGCYGIGISRLAQAAVEQNHDDSGIVWPVSIAPFEVIIIIANIKNTEQSSLAEDIYQKLIENRIDALLDDRDERAGLKFKDADLIGIPWRIVSGREASSGLVELHNRKAKTTELLDLNSVFKKLSKEFNTEKV; encoded by the coding sequence ATGCGCGTCTCCCGCCTAATGCTGATCACTCTCAGAGACGTCCCTTCTGAAGCAGATATAATTTCACATCAGTTACTCATAAGAGGAGGTTTTATTAAACGTCTAACTGGAGGTATTTATGCTTACATGCCATTGCTTTGGAAGGTTCTAAAAAAAATAACCCTAATTGTTGAAGAAGAGTTATCAAAGAAAGGTTGCCTTCAAACTCTTCTCCCTCAGCTTCAGCCTTCAGAAATATGGGAAAAAAGTGGAAGATGGAAATCATATACCGAAGGAGAAGGTATTATGTTTAGCCTTAAAGATAGACAGGGTAAAGAATTAGGACTAGGGCCAACTCATGAAGAAGTAATTACTCAAATAATTTCTCAAACTATTCACTCCTATAAACAATTACCAATAAATTTATTCCAAATTCAAACAAAATTTAGAGATGAAATAAGGCCAAGATTTGGATTAATGAGAAGTAGAGAATTCATCATGAAGGATGCGTATTCCTTTCATGCAAATGAGAATGACCTTCAATCAACATATACTGAGATGAGAAATGCCTATCAAAATATATTTACAAAATGTGGTCTGGATTTTGTTTGTGTCGAAGCTGATAGTGGAGCCATTGGAGGAGCAGCATCTCAAGAATTCATGGTTACGGCCGAATCAGGAGAAGACTTGATTTTAATAAGTGCTGATGGAAAATACGGGGCTAATCAAGAAAAAGCTATCTCAATTATCGAAGAAGGAAAATTACTAGATTCTAATAAGCCTTCGATTATAAAGACCCCTAATCAAAAAACTATAGATGAATTATGTAACCACAATAATTTCCATCCAAGTCAAATTATAAAAGTATTAACTTATCTTGCATCTTGTGAAAATAATAAAAAATACCCAGTGCTAGTAAGTATAAGGGGAGACCAAGAAATTAATGATATTAAACTTTCAAATGAAATAGCTCACAAATTAAAACAAAATGTACTGGATATAAGAATAATTTCTAATGAAGATATAAAAAAGCAGGGTATTACTAATATTCCATTTGGCTTTATAGGTCCTGATCTTAGCGATAATTTATTATCAAAAGCAAAAGTATGGGAAAAGAAATTTATACGAATTGCTGACAATTCTGTAAAAGATCTTAAAAGTTTTATATGTGGAAATAATCTCAAGGATGAACACAAAATATTTTATAACTGGAGTTTAATTAATACTGAACAGTTTATATGTGATATTAGAAAAGCCAAGCCTGGAGATAGATGTGTTCATGATAAAAAACAAAAACTTCAAGAATGTAGAGGCATAGAAATAGGGCATATCTTTCAATTAGGTACAAAGTATTCAAAATCACTGAATGCTACTTTTACTAACGATAAAGGCATAGAAGAGCATTTTTGGATGGGGTGCTATGGAATTGGTATTTCCAGATTAGCTCAAGCAGCAGTCGAACAAAATCACGATGATTCAGGTATTGTTTGGCCAGTATCAATCGCCCCATTTGAAGTAATTATTATTATTGCCAACATAAAAAATACTGAACAATCATCATTGGCTGAAGATATCTATCAGAAATTAATAGAAAATAGAATTGATGCTCTACTTGACGATAGGGATGAAAGGGCTGGATTGAAGTTTAAAGACGCAGACCTTATTGGGATCCCATGGAGAATTGTTTCTGGTAGAGAAGCTAGTTCTGGACTGGTTGAATTACATAATAGAAAAGCCAAAACTACAGAGTTACTAGATCTAAACTCGGTTTTTAAAAAGCTTTCTAAAGAATTTAATACTGAAAAAGTATAA
- a CDS encoding resolvase, translating to MFNGSVNSGSNGRAEESLDKGFNTASNSNDSLLTIDEVQKTLNRSRASVYRYTNTDTRNLNPPFNPRKLNTEFRSDQKDQLLFHPNEVARFAKDILRIKEVTVEILNSPSSETQKILIAILDELRIIRNTLDGQPDKNQSIPNHLQDTDRKAA from the coding sequence ATGTTTAACGGGTCAGTAAATTCAGGATCAAATGGAAGAGCAGAGGAATCTTTAGATAAAGGATTTAATACAGCTTCTAACTCAAATGATTCATTATTGACTATTGATGAAGTTCAGAAAACATTGAATAGATCTAGAGCTTCCGTATACAGATATACAAACACTGATACCAGGAATCTTAATCCTCCATTCAATCCCAGAAAATTAAACACTGAATTTAGGAGTGATCAAAAAGATCAACTACTGTTTCATCCCAACGAAGTTGCAAGATTTGCAAAAGATATACTGAGAATTAAGGAAGTAACTGTAGAAATATTGAATTCTCCATCATCGGAAACTCAAAAGATTCTAATTGCAATACTTGATGAGTTGAGAATCATTAGGAATACGCTTGATGGACAACCTGATAAGAATCAATCTATTCCTAATCATTTACAAGATACTGATAGAAAGGCTGCTTAG
- a CDS encoding inorganic diphosphatase, protein MDLSDLPPSPSPGLVNLVVEIPAGSRNKYEYFSSAGIMALDRVLHSSVRYPFDYGFIPNTLAEDGAPLDAMVVMEEPTFAGCLIKARPIGVLDMHDSGAYDGKLLCVPTADPRQREINTIKQIAQNQLEDVAEFFRTYKSLEGRVIVIDGWRDYDAVDELLKSCIAAHHFDMKRK, encoded by the coding sequence ATGGACCTTAGTGATCTTCCTCCTTCGCCATCGCCTGGATTAGTAAATCTAGTTGTTGAAATTCCTGCTGGGAGTAGAAATAAATATGAATATTTTAGCTCTGCAGGAATTATGGCTCTTGATAGGGTTTTGCATTCTTCAGTGAGATATCCGTTTGATTATGGATTTATTCCAAATACTCTTGCTGAGGATGGGGCTCCGCTTGATGCGATGGTAGTTATGGAAGAACCTACTTTTGCAGGTTGCTTGATAAAGGCAAGACCTATAGGAGTTCTTGATATGCATGATTCAGGGGCTTACGATGGCAAACTTCTATGTGTACCTACTGCAGATCCAAGACAAAGGGAAATTAATACTATTAAGCAAATAGCTCAAAACCAATTGGAGGATGTAGCTGAGTTTTTTAGAACTTACAAAAGCTTGGAAGGGAGGGTAATCGTAATAGACGGATGGAGAGATTATGATGCTGTAGATGAACTACTGAAAAGCTGCATAGCGGCACATCATTTTGATATGAAACGAAAATAA
- a CDS encoding Spx/MgsR family RNA polymerase-binding regulatory protein, whose amino-acid sequence MRTLLNIKLLFVCFENLQLFSYSSCSTCRKAIKWLNNNDIAFELIDLLKSPPSKEMLVSASELYGDRKYLLNTSGVIYRSIGSDVVKKMTDNEFFEKLFMEPRLIKRPFLNKPGKFFLVGFKEEKWAEKLL is encoded by the coding sequence ATGCGTACTCTTTTGAATATAAAATTATTGTTTGTTTGCTTTGAAAACTTGCAATTATTTAGTTACTCTTCATGTTCAACTTGTCGCAAAGCGATTAAGTGGCTCAACAATAATGATATTGCCTTTGAATTAATTGATCTTTTAAAATCACCCCCATCTAAGGAAATGCTTGTCTCAGCTAGCGAGCTATATGGGGATAGAAAGTATCTTTTAAATACAAGTGGTGTTATATATCGTTCTATTGGTTCGGATGTTGTTAAAAAAATGACCGATAACGAATTTTTTGAGAAACTTTTTATGGAACCCAGATTAATAAAGAGACCTTTTTTGAATAAGCCTGGTAAATTCTTTTTAGTTGGATTTAAAGAAGAAAAGTGGGCTGAAAAATTACTTTGA
- the lepB gene encoding signal peptidase I: MQQNHSDSNKETKNCWLYSFFDTWGPISLTVLLYAGIRHFIAEARYIPSGSMLPGLKVNDRLIVEKLSLRKRSPSRGEIVVFNSPYSFDKKLIADRKKQLPSKLQCSFITFPLISWIPTISDRACDAYIKRVIAVGGDRLLINGKGEINLNGRSINEQYVEYFCSSEPKFNLCRPMSAIVPKGHVFVLGDNRANSWDSRFWPAGGFLPQKEILGKATWRFWPISRFGKID; encoded by the coding sequence GTGCAGCAAAATCATTCAGATTCGAATAAAGAAACTAAAAATTGTTGGTTGTACTCTTTTTTTGATACATGGGGACCTATTTCGCTAACTGTTCTGTTGTATGCAGGTATTCGTCATTTTATAGCTGAAGCTAGATATATACCATCGGGTTCAATGTTGCCAGGATTGAAAGTAAATGATCGACTCATTGTTGAGAAACTTTCTTTACGCAAAAGGTCTCCATCCCGTGGAGAAATTGTTGTTTTTAACTCACCATATTCATTCGATAAGAAATTGATAGCGGATAGAAAAAAACAACTCCCGTCTAAATTACAATGCTCATTTATAACTTTCCCATTGATTTCTTGGATACCTACTATATCAGATCGTGCTTGTGATGCTTACATCAAACGGGTAATAGCTGTAGGAGGAGATCGTCTTTTGATTAATGGTAAGGGAGAGATTAATTTGAACGGTAGATCAATTAACGAACAATATGTTGAATACTTCTGCTCAAGTGAGCCTAAATTTAATCTATGTCGCCCCATGTCAGCTATTGTTCCAAAGGGACATGTATTCGTTTTGGGCGATAACCGTGCTAACAGTTGGGACAGTCGCTTTTGGCCGGCAGGGGGGTTCTTACCCCAGAAAGAAATTCTTGGCAAAGCGACCTGGCGTTTTTGGCCTATTAGTCGTTTTGGTAAGATTGATTAA
- a CDS encoding histidine phosphatase family protein has translation MTLRLIFVRHGLSSFNKEGRIQGRNDLSTLTKEGQSQAEAAGKTLSSIPIDAIYSSPLQRASETTKIIIKQHQSDLKATFTDELLEVDLGPWSGLTKNEIKNHYPEELAIWQKEPKELTINRNDGTRFQPFKELLYQAESFLTFLFNEHSGSDKTILIVAHNAILRCLILKLINEPSEGFRRLKLDNTSISICNVTFNGCKDRQVQIQCLNNIAHLNPSIPKKTTEKRIILVRHGETDWNKQGRFQGQIDIPLNKNGKSQAKAARDFLKNHIIQKAFSSSLSRPKETAQIILNEHPGIKISVKDNLKEIGHGKWEGKLESEIKTDWPDLLKEWKTSPEKVQMPEGENIKEVSTRSITGWNEICKNLKNDETALVVAHDAVNKTILCHLLGLNPSQIWMIKQGNGGITVIDLSEEEDQPDQITCLNITSHLGGIIDSTATGAL, from the coding sequence ATGACATTGCGTCTAATTTTTGTCCGCCATGGATTAAGTAGTTTTAACAAGGAAGGTCGTATTCAAGGAAGAAACGATCTTTCAACATTAACTAAAGAAGGACAATCACAAGCGGAAGCTGCTGGAAAAACACTCTCTTCTATTCCAATAGATGCAATTTATAGCTCCCCTTTGCAAAGAGCCTCAGAAACCACAAAAATCATTATCAAACAACATCAAAGCGACCTTAAAGCAACTTTTACTGATGAGCTTTTGGAAGTTGATCTTGGACCTTGGAGTGGTTTAACAAAAAATGAAATAAAGAATCACTATCCAGAGGAGCTTGCGATTTGGCAAAAAGAGCCAAAAGAGCTAACCATTAATAGAAACGACGGTACAAGATTTCAACCATTTAAAGAACTCTTATATCAAGCTGAAAGTTTCTTAACATTCTTATTTAATGAACATTCAGGCTCTGATAAAACTATTTTGATAGTTGCACATAATGCAATTCTTAGATGCTTGATACTGAAATTAATTAATGAGCCTTCAGAAGGGTTTAGAAGATTAAAGTTAGACAATACCTCAATTTCAATTTGTAATGTTACTTTCAATGGTTGTAAAGATAGACAAGTGCAAATTCAATGTCTAAATAATATCGCTCATTTAAATCCTAGTATTCCAAAAAAAACAACTGAAAAAAGAATTATTTTAGTCAGGCATGGTGAAACAGATTGGAATAAGCAGGGAAGGTTCCAAGGACAAATTGATATTCCCTTAAATAAAAATGGAAAATCCCAAGCCAAGGCAGCAAGAGATTTTTTAAAAAACCATATTATACAAAAAGCTTTTAGTAGTTCTTTATCAAGACCAAAAGAAACAGCTCAGATAATTCTAAACGAACATCCTGGGATCAAAATTTCTGTCAAAGATAACCTCAAAGAGATCGGTCACGGTAAATGGGAGGGGAAGTTGGAGTCTGAGATCAAGACCGACTGGCCAGATCTTCTTAAAGAATGGAAAACCTCTCCTGAAAAAGTTCAAATGCCAGAGGGGGAAAATATAAAAGAAGTCTCCACCAGATCCATTACTGGTTGGAATGAGATTTGCAAAAATCTAAAAAATGATGAAACTGCATTGGTTGTCGCTCATGACGCAGTTAACAAAACTATTCTTTGTCATCTTTTAGGCCTAAACCCATCACAAATATGGATGATAAAACAAGGTAATGGTGGAATTACAGTAATTGACCTATCAGAAGAAGAAGATCAACCAGATCAAATCACCTGTCTAAATATCACTTCACATTTGGGGGGAATTATCGACTCAACAGCTACCGGGGCACTTTAA
- a CDS encoding CPBP family intramembrane glutamic endopeptidase, with translation MRQAKTGWKWAIALFSLLLTVLIWRQGLQESFERPSVAPKISLMQTEMAVSASSSLPKTIQDVFLGSEPQEKLYQSLKKIPLEQLEDRQRLLLAILEESEDKQKFFLKKNFKDKSYEMVRSSILDRQKGKEINDFPDINEIKLDPFLYQISCSYMGFKDEKCINEKYNSHSAIRLLTSQLLPFLASFIGSILLIRYTFVFLRKKNTPWPEMIAPPLSLIDMVLLISGGFVVIGEVVFPALIIPITDLFFNNLSSPLKESLRVFIGYCSMTIAPLFIIRYQLMGLTSSGIDGGWLQWKIKPIKEGLFKSISGWLMIMPLVLLIGWLMNEVIGDQGGSNPLLELVLGSDEFIPLFLLLITTVVLAPVFEELVFRGILLPVLVSKVGQISGVLLSALIFALAHLSVGELPPLFVLGIGLGLMRLSSGRLFPCAVMHSLWNGVTFISLLLVA, from the coding sequence ATGAGACAAGCCAAAACTGGCTGGAAATGGGCCATAGCTCTATTTTCATTGCTTTTAACTGTTCTGATATGGCGCCAAGGTTTGCAAGAAAGCTTTGAACGACCCTCAGTGGCCCCAAAGATTTCATTGATGCAAACTGAGATGGCTGTTTCAGCTTCATCATCTTTACCTAAAACAATTCAAGATGTATTTTTAGGTTCAGAACCTCAAGAAAAACTATATCAATCTCTTAAAAAGATTCCTTTGGAACAACTTGAGGATAGGCAGAGACTGTTATTAGCAATTCTGGAAGAGTCTGAGGATAAGCAAAAATTTTTCTTAAAGAAAAATTTTAAGGATAAAAGTTATGAAATGGTTAGAAGCAGTATATTAGATAGACAAAAAGGTAAAGAAATAAATGATTTTCCTGATATTAATGAGATTAAATTAGACCCTTTCCTTTATCAAATTTCATGTTCTTATATGGGATTTAAGGATGAAAAGTGTATTAATGAAAAATATAATTCCCATTCTGCTATAAGACTTCTAACCTCACAATTATTACCATTTTTGGCTTCTTTTATAGGGAGCATATTATTGATTAGATATACTTTTGTTTTCTTAAGAAAGAAAAATACTCCATGGCCAGAAATGATAGCGCCGCCCTTGTCCTTAATAGATATGGTTTTACTTATTTCTGGCGGCTTCGTTGTTATTGGCGAAGTTGTTTTTCCCGCGCTAATAATACCAATAACTGATTTATTTTTTAATAATTTATCCTCTCCATTAAAAGAGTCTTTAAGAGTATTTATTGGATACTGTTCAATGACTATAGCTCCGTTATTTATAATTAGATATCAATTAATGGGTCTAACTTCTTCGGGGATCGATGGAGGATGGTTGCAATGGAAAATTAAACCAATCAAAGAAGGGCTTTTTAAATCAATAAGTGGATGGTTAATGATTATGCCCTTAGTACTGCTTATTGGATGGCTAATGAATGAAGTCATCGGCGACCAGGGTGGAAGTAATCCCTTGTTGGAACTGGTTTTAGGTAGTGATGAATTTATTCCACTTTTTTTGCTTTTGATTACAACTGTTGTTTTGGCCCCAGTTTTTGAGGAGTTAGTTTTTAGAGGTATTCTTTTGCCTGTATTGGTATCCAAAGTTGGCCAGATAAGCGGGGTTTTATTGAGTGCGTTGATCTTTGCTTTGGCTCATTTAAGTGTAGGGGAATTACCTCCTCTATTTGTTTTAGGAATTGGTCTTGGTTTAATGAGATTGAGTTCAGGAAGATTATTTCCTTGTGCTGTTATGCATTCTCTTTGGAATGGAGTGACTTTTATTAGCCTACTATTAGTAGCTTGA
- a CDS encoding peptidoglycan D,D-transpeptidase FtsI family protein: MKSVNSRKKRKTFKVKTLAPLSHSRLRIVFVLLCLGLGGLFFRVGWLQLFQSDQLRALAREAQTEQKIPLGTRRSILDRNGKLIAIDERRFKIWAHPRYFKFPGDSSRTVRKPVEVAKLLAMPLSQSVDEILNKLEDYSSGVKLAEGVTQEQAKSIKKLGISGIDLEVYPQRLYPHGSLFANVVGFLDLDRRPQAGLELSLDKDLKRLEKASLIRRGADGTPLPIGVQRGVFDEDQLSLQLTLDVRLQEVAVKEISKQVKKWNAKKGVVIVMDINTGELLALASTPTYDPNKYWDYSPSLFKEWSVQELFEPGSTFKPINLALALEEGVIKPNGEVNDDGLVTVGGWPLSNWDRRPNGILTFPEVLQVSSNVGMVKIMNKLNASNYWQWLRRLGIDEIPETDLPGAVSGQIKSKQTFVNQPIEPAVASFGQGFSITPLKLVQLHALLANGGRLVTPHITKGLKSDYESYFNTPSESKQVLSPDITNTVLGWMETVVSFYDESGIEVNVPGYRIGGKTGTAQKSQDGLNYNSKICSFVASLPIDDPRYVVLAVIDEPLKPNAYGSTVALPVAKKIIETLLVIEKIPPSISKKEHLAIKN; this comes from the coding sequence ATGAAAAGTGTTAATTCTAGAAAGAAGAGAAAGACTTTTAAAGTAAAAACTCTTGCGCCCTTATCTCATTCTAGATTGCGAATTGTCTTTGTTTTATTATGCCTTGGACTTGGGGGCCTTTTTTTTAGAGTAGGTTGGCTTCAATTATTTCAATCTGATCAATTAAGAGCTTTAGCCCGCGAAGCTCAAACAGAGCAAAAGATCCCTTTGGGAACACGTCGATCTATTTTAGATAGAAATGGAAAGCTAATCGCAATAGATGAGAGACGTTTTAAAATTTGGGCTCATCCCAGGTATTTTAAGTTTCCTGGTGATTCATCTAGGACAGTGCGTAAACCAGTCGAAGTAGCAAAACTTCTCGCTATGCCACTATCTCAAAGTGTTGATGAGATTTTAAATAAATTAGAAGATTATTCTTCAGGGGTAAAACTTGCAGAGGGGGTAACACAAGAGCAGGCTAAGTCTATTAAGAAACTTGGAATTAGTGGTATTGACTTGGAGGTTTATCCTCAAAGGCTTTATCCGCATGGATCACTTTTTGCAAATGTAGTTGGTTTTTTGGATTTAGATAGAAGGCCTCAGGCTGGATTGGAATTAAGTTTAGATAAAGATCTCAAGCGTCTAGAGAAAGCAAGTTTAATTAGAAGAGGCGCTGATGGAACACCTTTACCTATAGGTGTTCAACGTGGTGTTTTTGATGAGGATCAACTAAGTCTTCAGCTAACCCTAGATGTAAGGCTTCAAGAAGTAGCTGTTAAAGAAATAAGTAAGCAGGTCAAGAAATGGAATGCAAAAAAAGGTGTGGTAATCGTAATGGATATAAACACAGGAGAACTCCTAGCATTGGCTTCTACACCAACTTATGATCCTAACAAATATTGGGATTATTCTCCATCTCTTTTTAAAGAGTGGTCAGTGCAAGAATTATTTGAACCTGGTTCTACTTTTAAGCCAATTAATTTGGCATTAGCCTTGGAGGAGGGAGTTATCAAGCCTAATGGTGAGGTGAATGATGATGGTCTAGTTACAGTAGGAGGATGGCCTCTCTCTAATTGGGATCGAAGGCCAAACGGGATATTGACTTTCCCTGAGGTATTACAAGTCTCAAGCAATGTAGGTATGGTTAAGATTATGAATAAATTGAATGCGAGTAATTACTGGCAATGGTTAAGGCGCTTAGGCATAGATGAAATCCCAGAGACAGATCTTCCAGGAGCAGTCTCTGGGCAAATAAAATCAAAGCAGACTTTTGTAAATCAACCGATAGAACCTGCGGTAGCCTCCTTTGGTCAAGGTTTTTCTATTACTCCGCTTAAGCTAGTTCAATTGCATGCCTTGCTTGCAAATGGTGGCAGACTTGTGACGCCTCATATCACTAAAGGTCTGAAAAGTGATTATGAGTCATATTTCAATACTCCTTCTGAATCTAAGCAGGTTTTATCGCCTGATATTACGAATACTGTTCTTGGATGGATGGAAACAGTTGTGTCATTTTACGATGAAAGTGGTATTGAGGTAAATGTTCCTGGTTATCGAATTGGAGGGAAAACAGGGACGGCACAAAAATCGCAGGATGGCTTAAATTATAATTCTAAAATTTGCAGTTTTGTAGCAAGTCTGCCTATCGATGATCCTCGCTATGTTGTTTTAGCAGTTATTGATGAACCCCTAAAGCCAAATGCCTATGGCTCAACAGTGGCTCTTCCTGTGGCAAAAAAAATTATTGAGACTTTGCTTGTGATAGAAAAAATCCCTCCAAGTATTTCTAAAAAAGAACATTTAGCCATCAAAAACTAA